Proteins encoded in a region of the Triticum dicoccoides isolate Atlit2015 ecotype Zavitan chromosome 3A, WEW_v2.0, whole genome shotgun sequence genome:
- the LOC119268961 gene encoding pistil-specific extensin-like protein has translation MRSSAAVVRAALLVLGALLLPAHHVMADYSAVAPTPPPPKPASAISKPPLPANDTNMSPSPSPPVQPVPPFVVVQGVIYCKSCKSRGYNRGMDASPIQGATVNLVCYGKKVVNVTATVSDEHGYFLVMFYDLANFNARNCKLYLGTSPTPLCDKPVYPPNKWIGLSLVKETVTSPPAGLQGVYCPTSVLFYGPSAGQHCPFY, from the exons ATGAGGAGCTCCGCGGCTGTAGTCCGGGCGGCACTGCTCGTCCTTGGCGCGCTGCTACTCCCTGCCCACCATGTGATGGCCGACTACTCGGCCGTGgcaccgacgccgccgccgcctaaGCCGGCCAGTGCCATTTCCAAGCCCCCGTTGCCAGCCAATGACACCAAcatgtcgccgtccccgtcgccgcctgtCCAGCCGGTGCCACCTTTCGTGGTCGTGCAGGGCGTGATCTACTGCAAGTCATGCAAATCCAGGGGCTACAACCGCGGCATGGACGCCTCACCGATCCAAG GTGCAACGGTGAATCTGGTGTGCTACGGGAAGAAGGTGGTGAACGTGACGGCGACGGTGTCGGACGAGCACGGCTACTTCCTGGTGATGTTCTACGACCTGGCCAACTTCAACGCGCGCAACTGCAAGCTGTACCTGGGCACGTCGCCGACGCCGCTCTGCGACAAGCCCGTCTACCCGCCGAACAAGTGGATCGGGCTCTCGCTCGTCAAAGAGACCGTCACCTCGCCGCCGGCGGGGCTGCAGGGCGTCTACTGCCCCACCAGCGTCCTCTTCTACGGCCCCTCCGCCGGACAGCATTGCCCATTTTATTGA